The sequence ATAACGCCACCTAAAGATGTAAGCTTATTATCAATATCGTCATAACCACGATCGATATGATAGATCTCACTAATCTCAGTTACGCCTTCTGCGATGAGTCCTGCAATAACAAGACATGCTCCACAACGTAAATCCGTTGCTTCTACTTTAGATCCATATAATTTTGAAGGACCCTCTATCGAAGCCTGCGCAGGCATTAGTTGAATGCTAGCTCCCATACGATTTAACTCATTACAATGTTTAAAACGTTCCGCATAAATCGTTTCTTTAACCGTAGAATGACCATGCGTTTGTGTAAGCAAGGCCGTAAGCGGTTGTTGGAGATCCGTTGCGAATCCAGGATAGGTTTGCGTCGTGATATCGATAGCTTCAAGCGGTTTTTCCGACTTGCGAATACGAGCATAGTCCACACCCACTTCAATATCAACGCCCATCTCAATTAATTTCGAGATCAAAGCATCTAAGTGTTGCGGAATGATATTCTCAATCGTCATATCATCTGCTGCTGCTGCTGCCATAATAATATAAGTTCCTGCTTCAATGCGATCTGGAATCATTTCATGTGGCTTTCCAGTCAAACGTTCGACACCTTCAATGGTAATCACGTTTGTACCCGCACCACGAATGTTCGCACCCATCTTATTCAAGAAGTTTGCGACATCAATAATTTCTGGTTCTTTCGCAGCATTTTCAATAATCGTTTTACCTTCAGCTAAAACTGCTGCAAGCATAATATTGATTGTTGCTCCTACAGATTGAAAATCAAGATAGATTTTCGCACCAATAAGTCGCTCTGCCGAAAT is a genomic window of Erysipelothrix amsterdamensis containing:
- a CDS encoding UDP-N-acetylglucosamine 1-carboxyvinyltransferase, whose translation is MAKVIKIEGGHRLNGKVRISGAKNATVALIPAAILASDSEVNIYGVPNISDVESLSVLLRELNVNVSSPTPDHFQIDTTGMKNVDLDHEAVTKLRASYYFMGALLGKYRYVKMQMPGGCYLGPRPFDLHLKGFEALGASIEYKHGFYEISAERLIGAKIYLDFQSVGATINIMLAAVLAEGKTIIENAAKEPEIIDVANFLNKMGANIRGAGTNVITIEGVERLTGKPHEMIPDRIEAGTYIIMAAAAADDMTIENIIPQHLDALISKLIEMGVDIEVGVDYARIRKSEKPLEAIDITTQTYPGFATDLQQPLTALLTQTHGHSTVKETIYAERFKHCNELNRMGASIQLMPAQASIEGPSKLYGSKVEATDLRCGACLVIAGLIAEGVTEISEIYHIDRGYDDIDNKLTSLGGVIWREDKA